Proteins from one Bradyrhizobium roseum genomic window:
- the nadA gene encoding quinolinate synthase NadA, with protein sequence MANSVLTARKGSAALYDRVKRVIPPPEWATFADDVDAILELKRRRNAVVLAHNYQTPEIFHGVADIVGDSLLLAREATKVDADIIVLAGVHFMAETAKLLNPDKTVLIPDLSAGCSLADSITAQDVRLMRQRYPGVPVVTYVNTTTAVKAESDICCTSGNALKVVQSLGAGRVIMLPDEYLAQNIAAQTDVKIIAWKGHCEVHELFTAADVRQLRENHPDVTVLAHPECPPDVVAEADFSGSTAAMSDFVGQKRPPRVVLLTECSMSDNVSVLHPDVEFIRPCNLCPHMKRITLKNIRDALETGRHEVTIDPAIAAPARRAVERMLAL encoded by the coding sequence ATGGCGAATTCCGTCCTGACTGCACGCAAGGGTTCCGCGGCGCTGTACGACCGGGTCAAGCGGGTGATCCCGCCGCCGGAATGGGCCACCTTCGCCGATGACGTCGATGCCATCCTCGAGCTGAAGCGGCGGCGCAACGCGGTCGTGCTCGCGCACAACTACCAGACACCTGAAATCTTCCACGGCGTCGCCGACATCGTCGGCGACAGCCTGTTGCTCGCGCGCGAGGCCACCAAGGTCGATGCCGACATCATCGTGCTGGCCGGCGTGCACTTCATGGCCGAGACGGCAAAACTCCTGAACCCGGACAAGACCGTGCTGATCCCGGACCTTTCGGCGGGCTGTTCGCTCGCCGACTCGATCACGGCGCAGGACGTGCGGCTGATGCGGCAGCGCTATCCCGGCGTTCCCGTCGTCACCTATGTCAACACCACCACCGCCGTGAAGGCGGAGTCGGATATCTGCTGCACTTCGGGCAATGCGCTGAAGGTCGTGCAGTCACTCGGCGCCGGGCGCGTCATCATGCTGCCGGATGAATATCTCGCGCAGAACATCGCCGCACAGACCGACGTGAAGATCATCGCGTGGAAGGGCCATTGCGAGGTGCACGAACTGTTCACGGCGGCCGACGTGAGGCAGTTGCGCGAAAACCACCCTGACGTCACGGTGTTGGCGCATCCGGAGTGCCCGCCCGACGTGGTCGCGGAAGCGGACTTTTCAGGCTCGACGGCGGCGATGTCCGACTTCGTCGGCCAGAAGCGCCCACCCCGCGTCGTGCTGCTGACGGAATGCTCGATGAGCGACAATGTTTCGGTGCTCCATCCCGACGTGGAGTTCATCCGGCCCTGCAATCTGTGTCCGCACATGAAGCGGATCACGCTGAAGAACATCCGCGATGCCCTGGAGACCGGCCGGCATGAGGTGACGATCGATCCCGCGATCGCCGCACCGGCCCGTCGGGCGGTCGAAAGGATGTTGGCGCTATGA
- a CDS encoding NUDIX hydrolase gives MAGGLRKASKTAANATTVDLVAVLVAVTDGEPKIMTIANAGALPSGPFEFTHRSLQTGLRAWVEAQTGHPLGYVEQLYTFADRGRGGDAKSPHSISISYLGLTREDQVGQGFEAHWSGWYDYFPWEDQRSGLPAALAKTLSSRLRAWSKSADTASLQRERWQRVAITFGLDEREWNEELVLQRYELLYEAGLIPEAVRDGASGTSVIPGRPMTGDHRRILATGIARLRAKIKYRPVVFELMPAEFTLLQLQRSVEALAGRLVHKQNFRRLIEQQQLVEETGAIAADTVGRPAKLFRFRHGVLAERAVAGTKLPLSRT, from the coding sequence GTGGCAGGGGGACTGCGGAAAGCCAGCAAGACAGCGGCCAATGCGACCACGGTGGACCTGGTCGCCGTCCTCGTCGCCGTTACCGACGGCGAGCCCAAGATCATGACCATCGCCAACGCCGGCGCATTGCCGAGCGGGCCGTTTGAATTCACCCACCGCTCGCTGCAGACGGGATTGCGCGCCTGGGTCGAGGCGCAGACCGGCCATCCGCTCGGCTACGTCGAGCAGTTGTACACGTTCGCCGACCGCGGCCGCGGCGGCGATGCCAAGTCGCCGCATTCGATCTCGATCAGCTATCTCGGCCTGACGCGCGAAGACCAGGTCGGCCAGGGTTTTGAGGCGCATTGGTCGGGCTGGTACGACTATTTCCCCTGGGAAGATCAACGGTCCGGCCTTCCCGCAGCGCTGGCGAAGACATTGTCCTCGCGGCTGCGCGCCTGGTCGAAATCGGCCGACACCGCCAGCCTGCAGCGCGAGCGCTGGCAGCGCGTTGCCATCACGTTCGGCCTCGATGAGCGCGAGTGGAATGAAGAGCTGGTGCTGCAGCGCTATGAGCTGCTCTATGAGGCCGGCCTGATTCCGGAAGCCGTGCGGGACGGCGCAAGCGGCACATCCGTCATTCCCGGCCGGCCGATGACCGGCGATCACCGCCGCATTCTCGCCACCGGCATCGCGCGGCTGCGCGCCAAGATCAAATACCGCCCCGTGGTATTCGAACTGATGCCGGCGGAATTCACCCTGCTGCAACTGCAACGCAGTGTTGAGGCGCTTGCAGGCCGGCTGGTGCACAAGCAGAACTTCCGCCGCCTCATCGAGCAGCAGCAACTCGTTGAGGAAACTGGCGCAATCGCCGCCGACACGGTCGGCCGCCCCGCCAAACTGTTCCGGTTTCGCCACGGCGTGCTGGCGGAACGGGCGGTCGCCGGCACCAAGCTCCCGCTTTCGCGCACTTGA
- a CDS encoding L-aspartate oxidase: MRIDISSLNNCPVIIGGGAAGLMTALQMAPEPVVLISKAPLGAEASSLWAQGGLAAAMGDDDAPALHLADTLAAGAGLCDEAVASRIVHAAPAAVEHLAQLGVGFDRRVDGGWQLGLEAAHGRHRIVHATGDGTGREIMRALIAAVRRCPTITLLEGAEARSLIVEDNAIKGVLAVNAQGPLVIDTGRVVIATGGIGGLFLDSTNPAGCFGQGLALAARAGAKLADLEFIQFHPTAFDGPSRPMPLVTEAVRGDGAILIDDTGQRFMADQPGAELAARDIVARAVWRRRAAGHRVFLDARKHPGTAFAKRYPVISAFCRMAGIDPATDPIPVRPAVHYHMGGIAVDIEGRSTVDGLWACGEASRTGLHGANRLASNSLMEAIVFAQWVAESVLGSNRGPLRSRGANAPPPASDPSAVRPILSLGLGVLRERHGIERAIRGLYPLASGPNAASDPALVGLMMAVAAWRREESRGGHFRSDYPDVLPTAAPSFLSLADALDTARHVVETRSLSVGSAQP, encoded by the coding sequence ATGAGGATCGATATTTCATCGCTCAACAATTGTCCGGTCATTATCGGCGGCGGCGCCGCCGGCCTGATGACGGCCCTGCAAATGGCGCCGGAGCCGGTCGTTCTCATCTCGAAGGCGCCGCTCGGCGCGGAAGCCTCCAGCCTGTGGGCGCAGGGCGGGCTTGCCGCGGCGATGGGCGACGACGATGCCCCTGCCCTGCACCTCGCCGACACGCTCGCCGCCGGCGCGGGTCTTTGCGACGAAGCGGTCGCAAGCCGTATCGTCCACGCGGCGCCCGCGGCCGTCGAACATCTGGCCCAACTTGGTGTCGGCTTCGACCGCCGGGTGGACGGCGGTTGGCAGCTCGGCCTCGAAGCCGCGCACGGCCGCCATCGCATCGTGCACGCCACCGGTGACGGCACCGGGCGCGAGATCATGCGGGCATTGATCGCAGCCGTCCGCCGCTGCCCGACGATCACGCTGCTGGAAGGCGCCGAGGCGCGGAGCCTGATCGTCGAGGACAACGCCATCAAGGGCGTGCTGGCGGTGAACGCGCAGGGCCCGCTCGTGATCGATACCGGCCGCGTCGTGATCGCAACGGGCGGCATCGGCGGACTGTTTCTGGACAGCACCAACCCGGCCGGCTGTTTCGGCCAGGGGCTGGCGCTGGCGGCACGCGCGGGCGCAAAGCTCGCCGATCTCGAATTCATCCAGTTTCATCCGACCGCCTTCGACGGACCGTCGCGTCCGATGCCGCTGGTCACCGAAGCCGTGCGCGGCGACGGGGCGATCCTGATCGACGACACCGGGCAGCGCTTCATGGCCGATCAGCCCGGCGCCGAACTCGCAGCCCGCGATATCGTGGCGCGTGCGGTGTGGCGTCGCCGCGCCGCAGGACATCGCGTCTTCCTCGACGCGCGCAAACACCCCGGAACGGCCTTTGCAAAACGCTATCCGGTGATCTCCGCCTTCTGCAGGATGGCCGGGATCGATCCCGCGACCGATCCGATCCCGGTGCGGCCGGCGGTGCACTATCACATGGGCGGGATCGCCGTGGACATTGAAGGCCGCAGCACGGTGGACGGCCTGTGGGCCTGCGGCGAAGCCAGCCGCACCGGGCTGCATGGCGCCAACCGGCTCGCCAGCAATTCGCTGATGGAAGCGATCGTCTTTGCGCAATGGGTGGCGGAAAGCGTCCTCGGCTCGAACCGCGGCCCGTTGAGGTCGCGCGGTGCGAATGCGCCGCCGCCCGCGTCAGACCCTTCGGCCGTGCGGCCGATCCTGTCGCTAGGCCTCGGCGTGCTCCGCGAACGGCATGGAATCGAACGCGCGATCCGCGGCCTCTATCCGCTCGCCAGCGGCCCGAACGCGGCGTCCGATCCTGCGCTGGTGGGACTGATGATGGCGGTCGCGGCCTGGCGGCGCGAGGAAAGCCGTGGCGGGCATTTCCGCAGCGATTATCCGGACGTCTTGCCTACGGCGGCGCCGTCATTCCTCTCGCTGGCGGACGCGCTCGACACCGCGCGCCACGTCGTTGAAACCAGATCCCTGTCGGTCGGGAGTGCCCAGCCATGA